In a single window of the Gossypium hirsutum isolate 1008001.06 chromosome D02, Gossypium_hirsutum_v2.1, whole genome shotgun sequence genome:
- the LOC107910633 gene encoding 40S ribosomal protein S4 isoform X2, which yields MRARELKKHLKRLNALRHWMLEKLGGAFICCFPELSFGFLTSPMLLHFNFVFIVFVNAGAKAIIWTPQVEGMVATYSHSAKQTKVCFDIQRSDFYSYAKACYGRCGKGAHGFMRTHKWRDSIGAFINVEASGTGGLDLVCKSGPGSWPSSVYAQLAIYPMAHSAAQMGVGEYDQRANIRYADSQPSSGFLDTQHFAQPNMTRTFKPTC from the exons GCTAGAGAGTTGAAGAAACACTTGAAGAGGCTCAATGCCCTCAGGCATTGGATGCTCGAAAAGCTTGGTGGTGCATTCATATGTTGTTTTCCCGAGCTTTCTTTTGGCTTCCTTACCAGTCCGATGCtacttcattttaattttgtattcatTGTATTTGTTAATGCAGGCGCCAAAGCCATCATCTGGACCCCACAAGTCGAGGGAATGGTTGCCACTTATTCTCATTCTGCGAAACAAACTAAAGTATGCTTTGACATACAGAGAAGTGATTTCTATTCTTATGCAAAGGCATGTTATGGTAGATGCGGGAAG GGTGCACATGGTTTCATGAGGACACATAAATGGCGTGATTCCATAGGAGCTTTTATAAATGTGGAAGCATCTGGGACAGGAGGTCTTG ATCTAGTCTGCAAATCTGGACCTGGTTCTTGGCCTTCTTCTGTCTATGCTCAATTAGCAATTTATCCCATGGCACATAGTGCAGCCCAG ATGGGGGTTGGAGAATACGATCAAAGGGCAAACATCAGATATGCTGATTCCCAACCAAGCAGTGGCTTCTTAGACACCCAACATTTTGCACAACCAAACATGACCAGAACTTTTAAACCTACATGTTGA
- the LOC107910633 gene encoding uncharacterized protein isoform X17 produces the protein MRARELKKHLKRLNALRHWMLEKLGGAKAIIWTPQVEGMVATYSHSAKQTKGAHGFMRTHKWRDSIGAFINVEASGTGGLDLVCKSGPGSWPSSVYAQLAIYPMAHSAAQMGVGEYDQRANIRYADSQPSSGFLDTQHFAQPNMTRTFKPTC, from the exons GCTAGAGAGTTGAAGAAACACTTGAAGAGGCTCAATGCCCTCAGGCATTGGATGCTCGAAAAGCTTGGTG GCGCCAAAGCCATCATCTGGACCCCACAAGTCGAGGGAATGGTTGCCACTTATTCTCATTCTGCGAAACAAACTAAA GGTGCACATGGTTTCATGAGGACACATAAATGGCGTGATTCCATAGGAGCTTTTATAAATGTGGAAGCATCTGGGACAGGAGGTCTTG ATCTAGTCTGCAAATCTGGACCTGGTTCTTGGCCTTCTTCTGTCTATGCTCAATTAGCAATTTATCCCATGGCACATAGTGCAGCCCAG ATGGGGGTTGGAGAATACGATCAAAGGGCAAACATCAGATATGCTGATTCCCAACCAAGCAGTGGCTTCTTAGACACCCAACATTTTGCACAACCAAACATGACCAGAACTTTTAAACCTACATGTTGA
- the LOC107910633 gene encoding uncharacterized protein isoform X9 encodes MRARELKKHLKRLNALRHWMLEKLGGAFICAKAIIWTPQVEGMVATYSHSAKQTKVCFDIQRSDFYSYAKACYGRCGKGAHGFMRTHKWRDSIGAFINVEASGTGGLDLVCKSGPGSWPSSVYAQLAIYPMAHSAAQMGVGEYDQRANIRYADSQPSSGFLDTQHFAQPNMTRTFKPTC; translated from the exons GCTAGAGAGTTGAAGAAACACTTGAAGAGGCTCAATGCCCTCAGGCATTGGATGCTCGAAAAGCTTGGTGGTGCATTCATAT GCGCCAAAGCCATCATCTGGACCCCACAAGTCGAGGGAATGGTTGCCACTTATTCTCATTCTGCGAAACAAACTAAAGTATGCTTTGACATACAGAGAAGTGATTTCTATTCTTATGCAAAGGCATGTTATGGTAGATGCGGGAAG GGTGCACATGGTTTCATGAGGACACATAAATGGCGTGATTCCATAGGAGCTTTTATAAATGTGGAAGCATCTGGGACAGGAGGTCTTG ATCTAGTCTGCAAATCTGGACCTGGTTCTTGGCCTTCTTCTGTCTATGCTCAATTAGCAATTTATCCCATGGCACATAGTGCAGCCCAG ATGGGGGTTGGAGAATACGATCAAAGGGCAAACATCAGATATGCTGATTCCCAACCAAGCAGTGGCTTCTTAGACACCCAACATTTTGCACAACCAAACATGACCAGAACTTTTAAACCTACATGTTGA
- the LOC107910633 gene encoding uncharacterized protein isoform X15 — MRARELKKHLKRLNALRHWMLEKLGGAFICAKAIIWTPQVEGMVATYSHSAKQTKGAHGFMRTHKWRDSIGAFINVEASGTGGLDLVCKSGPGSWPSSVYAQLAIYPMAHSAAQMGVGEYDQRANIRYADSQPSSGFLDTQHFAQPNMTRTFKPTC; from the exons GCTAGAGAGTTGAAGAAACACTTGAAGAGGCTCAATGCCCTCAGGCATTGGATGCTCGAAAAGCTTGGTGGTGCATTCATAT GCGCCAAAGCCATCATCTGGACCCCACAAGTCGAGGGAATGGTTGCCACTTATTCTCATTCTGCGAAACAAACTAAA GGTGCACATGGTTTCATGAGGACACATAAATGGCGTGATTCCATAGGAGCTTTTATAAATGTGGAAGCATCTGGGACAGGAGGTCTTG ATCTAGTCTGCAAATCTGGACCTGGTTCTTGGCCTTCTTCTGTCTATGCTCAATTAGCAATTTATCCCATGGCACATAGTGCAGCCCAG ATGGGGGTTGGAGAATACGATCAAAGGGCAAACATCAGATATGCTGATTCCCAACCAAGCAGTGGCTTCTTAGACACCCAACATTTTGCACAACCAAACATGACCAGAACTTTTAAACCTACATGTTGA
- the LOC107910633 gene encoding uncharacterized protein isoform X10 produces the protein MRARELKKHLKRLNALRHWMLEKLGGAFICAKAIIWTPQVEGMVATYSHSAKQTKVCFDIQRSDFYSYAKACYGRCGKGAHGFMRTHKWRDSIGAFINVEASGTGDLVCKSGPGSWPSSVYAQLAIYPMAHSAAQMGVGEYDQRANIRYADSQPSSGFLDTQHFAQPNMTRTFKPTC, from the exons GCTAGAGAGTTGAAGAAACACTTGAAGAGGCTCAATGCCCTCAGGCATTGGATGCTCGAAAAGCTTGGTGGTGCATTCATAT GCGCCAAAGCCATCATCTGGACCCCACAAGTCGAGGGAATGGTTGCCACTTATTCTCATTCTGCGAAACAAACTAAAGTATGCTTTGACATACAGAGAAGTGATTTCTATTCTTATGCAAAGGCATGTTATGGTAGATGCGGGAAG GGTGCACATGGTTTCATGAGGACACATAAATGGCGTGATTCCATAGGAGCTTTTATAAATGTGGAAGCATCTGGGACAGGAG ATCTAGTCTGCAAATCTGGACCTGGTTCTTGGCCTTCTTCTGTCTATGCTCAATTAGCAATTTATCCCATGGCACATAGTGCAGCCCAG ATGGGGGTTGGAGAATACGATCAAAGGGCAAACATCAGATATGCTGATTCCCAACCAAGCAGTGGCTTCTTAGACACCCAACATTTTGCACAACCAAACATGACCAGAACTTTTAAACCTACATGTTGA
- the LOC107910633 gene encoding uncharacterized protein isoform X7 has translation MRARELKKHLKRLNALRHWMLEKLGGAFICCFPELSFGFLTSPMLLHFNFVFIVFVNAGAKAIIWTPQVEGMVATYSHSAKQTKGAHGFMRTHKWRDSIGAFINVEASGTGGLDLVCKSGPGSWPSSVYAQLAIYPMAHSAAQMGVGEYDQRANIRYADSQPSSGFLDTQHFAQPNMTRTFKPTC, from the exons GCTAGAGAGTTGAAGAAACACTTGAAGAGGCTCAATGCCCTCAGGCATTGGATGCTCGAAAAGCTTGGTGGTGCATTCATATGTTGTTTTCCCGAGCTTTCTTTTGGCTTCCTTACCAGTCCGATGCtacttcattttaattttgtattcatTGTATTTGTTAATGCAGGCGCCAAAGCCATCATCTGGACCCCACAAGTCGAGGGAATGGTTGCCACTTATTCTCATTCTGCGAAACAAACTAAA GGTGCACATGGTTTCATGAGGACACATAAATGGCGTGATTCCATAGGAGCTTTTATAAATGTGGAAGCATCTGGGACAGGAGGTCTTG ATCTAGTCTGCAAATCTGGACCTGGTTCTTGGCCTTCTTCTGTCTATGCTCAATTAGCAATTTATCCCATGGCACATAGTGCAGCCCAG ATGGGGGTTGGAGAATACGATCAAAGGGCAAACATCAGATATGCTGATTCCCAACCAAGCAGTGGCTTCTTAGACACCCAACATTTTGCACAACCAAACATGACCAGAACTTTTAAACCTACATGTTGA
- the LOC107910633 gene encoding 40S ribosomal protein S4 isoform X3 has protein sequence MRARELKKHLKRLNALRHWMLEKLGGAFICCFPELSFGFLTSPMLLHFNFVFIVFVNAGAKAIIWTPQVEGMVATYSHSAKQTKVCFDIQRSDFYSYAKACYGRCGKGAHGFMRTHKWRDSIGAFINVEASGTGDLVCKSGPGSWPSSVYAQLAIYPMAHSAAQMGVGEYDQRANIRYADSQPSSGFLDTQHFAQPNMTRTFKPTC, from the exons GCTAGAGAGTTGAAGAAACACTTGAAGAGGCTCAATGCCCTCAGGCATTGGATGCTCGAAAAGCTTGGTGGTGCATTCATATGTTGTTTTCCCGAGCTTTCTTTTGGCTTCCTTACCAGTCCGATGCtacttcattttaattttgtattcatTGTATTTGTTAATGCAGGCGCCAAAGCCATCATCTGGACCCCACAAGTCGAGGGAATGGTTGCCACTTATTCTCATTCTGCGAAACAAACTAAAGTATGCTTTGACATACAGAGAAGTGATTTCTATTCTTATGCAAAGGCATGTTATGGTAGATGCGGGAAG GGTGCACATGGTTTCATGAGGACACATAAATGGCGTGATTCCATAGGAGCTTTTATAAATGTGGAAGCATCTGGGACAGGAG ATCTAGTCTGCAAATCTGGACCTGGTTCTTGGCCTTCTTCTGTCTATGCTCAATTAGCAATTTATCCCATGGCACATAGTGCAGCCCAG ATGGGGGTTGGAGAATACGATCAAAGGGCAAACATCAGATATGCTGATTCCCAACCAAGCAGTGGCTTCTTAGACACCCAACATTTTGCACAACCAAACATGACCAGAACTTTTAAACCTACATGTTGA
- the LOC107910633 gene encoding uncharacterized protein isoform X14, which yields MRARELKKHLKRLNALRHWMLEKLGGAKAIIWTPQVEGMVATYSHSAKQTKGAHGFMRTHKWRDSIGAFINVEASGTGGLGRYKSMLLFFVSLGHLVCKSGPGSWPSSVYAQLAIYPMAHSAAQMGVGEYDQRANIRYADSQPSSGFLDTQHFAQPNMTRTFKPTC from the exons GCTAGAGAGTTGAAGAAACACTTGAAGAGGCTCAATGCCCTCAGGCATTGGATGCTCGAAAAGCTTGGTG GCGCCAAAGCCATCATCTGGACCCCACAAGTCGAGGGAATGGTTGCCACTTATTCTCATTCTGCGAAACAAACTAAA GGTGCACATGGTTTCATGAGGACACATAAATGGCGTGATTCCATAGGAGCTTTTATAAATGTGGAAGCATCTGGGACAGGAGGTCTTGGTAGATATAAATCAATGCTATTGTTTTTTGTTTCCTTGGGAC ATCTAGTCTGCAAATCTGGACCTGGTTCTTGGCCTTCTTCTGTCTATGCTCAATTAGCAATTTATCCCATGGCACATAGTGCAGCCCAG ATGGGGGTTGGAGAATACGATCAAAGGGCAAACATCAGATATGCTGATTCCCAACCAAGCAGTGGCTTCTTAGACACCCAACATTTTGCACAACCAAACATGACCAGAACTTTTAAACCTACATGTTGA
- the LOC107910633 gene encoding uncharacterized protein isoform X6, whose product MRARELKKHLKRLNALRHWMLEKLGGAKAIIWTPQVEGMVATYSHSAKQTKVCFDIQRSDFYSYAKACYGRCGKGAHGFMRTHKWRDSIGAFINVEASGTGGLGRYKSMLLFFVSLGHLVCKSGPGSWPSSVYAQLAIYPMAHSAAQMGVGEYDQRANIRYADSQPSSGFLDTQHFAQPNMTRTFKPTC is encoded by the exons GCTAGAGAGTTGAAGAAACACTTGAAGAGGCTCAATGCCCTCAGGCATTGGATGCTCGAAAAGCTTGGTG GCGCCAAAGCCATCATCTGGACCCCACAAGTCGAGGGAATGGTTGCCACTTATTCTCATTCTGCGAAACAAACTAAAGTATGCTTTGACATACAGAGAAGTGATTTCTATTCTTATGCAAAGGCATGTTATGGTAGATGCGGGAAG GGTGCACATGGTTTCATGAGGACACATAAATGGCGTGATTCCATAGGAGCTTTTATAAATGTGGAAGCATCTGGGACAGGAGGTCTTGGTAGATATAAATCAATGCTATTGTTTTTTGTTTCCTTGGGAC ATCTAGTCTGCAAATCTGGACCTGGTTCTTGGCCTTCTTCTGTCTATGCTCAATTAGCAATTTATCCCATGGCACATAGTGCAGCCCAG ATGGGGGTTGGAGAATACGATCAAAGGGCAAACATCAGATATGCTGATTCCCAACCAAGCAGTGGCTTCTTAGACACCCAACATTTTGCACAACCAAACATGACCAGAACTTTTAAACCTACATGTTGA
- the LOC107910633 gene encoding uncharacterized protein isoform X11: MRARELKKHLKRLNALRHWMLEKLGGAKAIIWTPQVEGMVATYSHSAKQTKVCFDIQRSDFYSYAKACYGRCGKGAHGFMRTHKWRDSIGAFINVEASGTGGLDLVCKSGPGSWPSSVYAQLAIYPMAHSAAQMGVGEYDQRANIRYADSQPSSGFLDTQHFAQPNMTRTFKPTC, from the exons GCTAGAGAGTTGAAGAAACACTTGAAGAGGCTCAATGCCCTCAGGCATTGGATGCTCGAAAAGCTTGGTG GCGCCAAAGCCATCATCTGGACCCCACAAGTCGAGGGAATGGTTGCCACTTATTCTCATTCTGCGAAACAAACTAAAGTATGCTTTGACATACAGAGAAGTGATTTCTATTCTTATGCAAAGGCATGTTATGGTAGATGCGGGAAG GGTGCACATGGTTTCATGAGGACACATAAATGGCGTGATTCCATAGGAGCTTTTATAAATGTGGAAGCATCTGGGACAGGAGGTCTTG ATCTAGTCTGCAAATCTGGACCTGGTTCTTGGCCTTCTTCTGTCTATGCTCAATTAGCAATTTATCCCATGGCACATAGTGCAGCCCAG ATGGGGGTTGGAGAATACGATCAAAGGGCAAACATCAGATATGCTGATTCCCAACCAAGCAGTGGCTTCTTAGACACCCAACATTTTGCACAACCAAACATGACCAGAACTTTTAAACCTACATGTTGA
- the LOC107910633 gene encoding uncharacterized protein isoform X16 yields the protein MRARELKKHLKRLNALRHWMLEKLGGAFICAKAIIWTPQVEGMVATYSHSAKQTKGAHGFMRTHKWRDSIGAFINVEASGTGDLVCKSGPGSWPSSVYAQLAIYPMAHSAAQMGVGEYDQRANIRYADSQPSSGFLDTQHFAQPNMTRTFKPTC from the exons GCTAGAGAGTTGAAGAAACACTTGAAGAGGCTCAATGCCCTCAGGCATTGGATGCTCGAAAAGCTTGGTGGTGCATTCATAT GCGCCAAAGCCATCATCTGGACCCCACAAGTCGAGGGAATGGTTGCCACTTATTCTCATTCTGCGAAACAAACTAAA GGTGCACATGGTTTCATGAGGACACATAAATGGCGTGATTCCATAGGAGCTTTTATAAATGTGGAAGCATCTGGGACAGGAG ATCTAGTCTGCAAATCTGGACCTGGTTCTTGGCCTTCTTCTGTCTATGCTCAATTAGCAATTTATCCCATGGCACATAGTGCAGCCCAG ATGGGGGTTGGAGAATACGATCAAAGGGCAAACATCAGATATGCTGATTCCCAACCAAGCAGTGGCTTCTTAGACACCCAACATTTTGCACAACCAAACATGACCAGAACTTTTAAACCTACATGTTGA
- the LOC107910633 gene encoding uncharacterized protein isoform X5, with translation MRARELKKHLKRLNALRHWMLEKLGGAFICAKAIIWTPQVEGMVATYSHSAKQTKVCFDIQRSDFYSYAKACYGRCGKGAHGFMRTHKWRDSIGAFINVEASGTGGLGRYKSMLLFFVSLGHLVCKSGPGSWPSSVYAQLAIYPMAHSAAQMGVGEYDQRANIRYADSQPSSGFLDTQHFAQPNMTRTFKPTC, from the exons GCTAGAGAGTTGAAGAAACACTTGAAGAGGCTCAATGCCCTCAGGCATTGGATGCTCGAAAAGCTTGGTGGTGCATTCATAT GCGCCAAAGCCATCATCTGGACCCCACAAGTCGAGGGAATGGTTGCCACTTATTCTCATTCTGCGAAACAAACTAAAGTATGCTTTGACATACAGAGAAGTGATTTCTATTCTTATGCAAAGGCATGTTATGGTAGATGCGGGAAG GGTGCACATGGTTTCATGAGGACACATAAATGGCGTGATTCCATAGGAGCTTTTATAAATGTGGAAGCATCTGGGACAGGAGGTCTTGGTAGATATAAATCAATGCTATTGTTTTTTGTTTCCTTGGGAC ATCTAGTCTGCAAATCTGGACCTGGTTCTTGGCCTTCTTCTGTCTATGCTCAATTAGCAATTTATCCCATGGCACATAGTGCAGCCCAG ATGGGGGTTGGAGAATACGATCAAAGGGCAAACATCAGATATGCTGATTCCCAACCAAGCAGTGGCTTCTTAGACACCCAACATTTTGCACAACCAAACATGACCAGAACTTTTAAACCTACATGTTGA
- the LOC107910633 gene encoding uncharacterized protein isoform X4, translating to MRARELKKHLKRLNALRHWMLEKLGGAFICCFPELSFGFLTSPMLLHFNFVFIVFVNAGAKAIIWTPQVEGMVATYSHSAKQTKGAHGFMRTHKWRDSIGAFINVEASGTGGLGRYKSMLLFFVSLGHLVCKSGPGSWPSSVYAQLAIYPMAHSAAQMGVGEYDQRANIRYADSQPSSGFLDTQHFAQPNMTRTFKPTC from the exons GCTAGAGAGTTGAAGAAACACTTGAAGAGGCTCAATGCCCTCAGGCATTGGATGCTCGAAAAGCTTGGTGGTGCATTCATATGTTGTTTTCCCGAGCTTTCTTTTGGCTTCCTTACCAGTCCGATGCtacttcattttaattttgtattcatTGTATTTGTTAATGCAGGCGCCAAAGCCATCATCTGGACCCCACAAGTCGAGGGAATGGTTGCCACTTATTCTCATTCTGCGAAACAAACTAAA GGTGCACATGGTTTCATGAGGACACATAAATGGCGTGATTCCATAGGAGCTTTTATAAATGTGGAAGCATCTGGGACAGGAGGTCTTGGTAGATATAAATCAATGCTATTGTTTTTTGTTTCCTTGGGAC ATCTAGTCTGCAAATCTGGACCTGGTTCTTGGCCTTCTTCTGTCTATGCTCAATTAGCAATTTATCCCATGGCACATAGTGCAGCCCAG ATGGGGGTTGGAGAATACGATCAAAGGGCAAACATCAGATATGCTGATTCCCAACCAAGCAGTGGCTTCTTAGACACCCAACATTTTGCACAACCAAACATGACCAGAACTTTTAAACCTACATGTTGA
- the LOC107910633 gene encoding uncharacterized protein isoform X13, with product MRARELKKHLKRLNALRHWMLEKLGGAFICAKAIIWTPQVEGMVATYSHSAKQTKGAHGFMRTHKWRDSIGAFINVEASGTGGLGRYKSMLLFFVSLGHLVCKSGPGSWPSSVYAQLAIYPMAHSAAQMGVGEYDQRANIRYADSQPSSGFLDTQHFAQPNMTRTFKPTC from the exons GCTAGAGAGTTGAAGAAACACTTGAAGAGGCTCAATGCCCTCAGGCATTGGATGCTCGAAAAGCTTGGTGGTGCATTCATAT GCGCCAAAGCCATCATCTGGACCCCACAAGTCGAGGGAATGGTTGCCACTTATTCTCATTCTGCGAAACAAACTAAA GGTGCACATGGTTTCATGAGGACACATAAATGGCGTGATTCCATAGGAGCTTTTATAAATGTGGAAGCATCTGGGACAGGAGGTCTTGGTAGATATAAATCAATGCTATTGTTTTTTGTTTCCTTGGGAC ATCTAGTCTGCAAATCTGGACCTGGTTCTTGGCCTTCTTCTGTCTATGCTCAATTAGCAATTTATCCCATGGCACATAGTGCAGCCCAG ATGGGGGTTGGAGAATACGATCAAAGGGCAAACATCAGATATGCTGATTCCCAACCAAGCAGTGGCTTCTTAGACACCCAACATTTTGCACAACCAAACATGACCAGAACTTTTAAACCTACATGTTGA
- the LOC107910633 gene encoding 40S ribosomal protein S4 isoform X1 has protein sequence MRARELKKHLKRLNALRHWMLEKLGGAFICCFPELSFGFLTSPMLLHFNFVFIVFVNAGAKAIIWTPQVEGMVATYSHSAKQTKVCFDIQRSDFYSYAKACYGRCGKGAHGFMRTHKWRDSIGAFINVEASGTGGLGRYKSMLLFFVSLGHLVCKSGPGSWPSSVYAQLAIYPMAHSAAQMGVGEYDQRANIRYADSQPSSGFLDTQHFAQPNMTRTFKPTC, from the exons GCTAGAGAGTTGAAGAAACACTTGAAGAGGCTCAATGCCCTCAGGCATTGGATGCTCGAAAAGCTTGGTGGTGCATTCATATGTTGTTTTCCCGAGCTTTCTTTTGGCTTCCTTACCAGTCCGATGCtacttcattttaattttgtattcatTGTATTTGTTAATGCAGGCGCCAAAGCCATCATCTGGACCCCACAAGTCGAGGGAATGGTTGCCACTTATTCTCATTCTGCGAAACAAACTAAAGTATGCTTTGACATACAGAGAAGTGATTTCTATTCTTATGCAAAGGCATGTTATGGTAGATGCGGGAAG GGTGCACATGGTTTCATGAGGACACATAAATGGCGTGATTCCATAGGAGCTTTTATAAATGTGGAAGCATCTGGGACAGGAGGTCTTGGTAGATATAAATCAATGCTATTGTTTTTTGTTTCCTTGGGAC ATCTAGTCTGCAAATCTGGACCTGGTTCTTGGCCTTCTTCTGTCTATGCTCAATTAGCAATTTATCCCATGGCACATAGTGCAGCCCAG ATGGGGGTTGGAGAATACGATCAAAGGGCAAACATCAGATATGCTGATTCCCAACCAAGCAGTGGCTTCTTAGACACCCAACATTTTGCACAACCAAACATGACCAGAACTTTTAAACCTACATGTTGA
- the LOC107910633 gene encoding uncharacterized protein isoform X8, with protein sequence MRARELKKHLKRLNALRHWMLEKLGGAFICCFPELSFGFLTSPMLLHFNFVFIVFVNAGAKAIIWTPQVEGMVATYSHSAKQTKGAHGFMRTHKWRDSIGAFINVEASGTGDLVCKSGPGSWPSSVYAQLAIYPMAHSAAQMGVGEYDQRANIRYADSQPSSGFLDTQHFAQPNMTRTFKPTC encoded by the exons GCTAGAGAGTTGAAGAAACACTTGAAGAGGCTCAATGCCCTCAGGCATTGGATGCTCGAAAAGCTTGGTGGTGCATTCATATGTTGTTTTCCCGAGCTTTCTTTTGGCTTCCTTACCAGTCCGATGCtacttcattttaattttgtattcatTGTATTTGTTAATGCAGGCGCCAAAGCCATCATCTGGACCCCACAAGTCGAGGGAATGGTTGCCACTTATTCTCATTCTGCGAAACAAACTAAA GGTGCACATGGTTTCATGAGGACACATAAATGGCGTGATTCCATAGGAGCTTTTATAAATGTGGAAGCATCTGGGACAGGAG ATCTAGTCTGCAAATCTGGACCTGGTTCTTGGCCTTCTTCTGTCTATGCTCAATTAGCAATTTATCCCATGGCACATAGTGCAGCCCAG ATGGGGGTTGGAGAATACGATCAAAGGGCAAACATCAGATATGCTGATTCCCAACCAAGCAGTGGCTTCTTAGACACCCAACATTTTGCACAACCAAACATGACCAGAACTTTTAAACCTACATGTTGA
- the LOC107910633 gene encoding uncharacterized protein isoform X18, giving the protein MRARELKKHLKRLNALRHWMLEKLGGAKAIIWTPQVEGMVATYSHSAKQTKGAHGFMRTHKWRDSIGAFINVEASGTGDLVCKSGPGSWPSSVYAQLAIYPMAHSAAQMGVGEYDQRANIRYADSQPSSGFLDTQHFAQPNMTRTFKPTC; this is encoded by the exons GCTAGAGAGTTGAAGAAACACTTGAAGAGGCTCAATGCCCTCAGGCATTGGATGCTCGAAAAGCTTGGTG GCGCCAAAGCCATCATCTGGACCCCACAAGTCGAGGGAATGGTTGCCACTTATTCTCATTCTGCGAAACAAACTAAA GGTGCACATGGTTTCATGAGGACACATAAATGGCGTGATTCCATAGGAGCTTTTATAAATGTGGAAGCATCTGGGACAGGAG ATCTAGTCTGCAAATCTGGACCTGGTTCTTGGCCTTCTTCTGTCTATGCTCAATTAGCAATTTATCCCATGGCACATAGTGCAGCCCAG ATGGGGGTTGGAGAATACGATCAAAGGGCAAACATCAGATATGCTGATTCCCAACCAAGCAGTGGCTTCTTAGACACCCAACATTTTGCACAACCAAACATGACCAGAACTTTTAAACCTACATGTTGA
- the LOC107910633 gene encoding uncharacterized protein isoform X12 has translation MRARELKKHLKRLNALRHWMLEKLGGAKAIIWTPQVEGMVATYSHSAKQTKVCFDIQRSDFYSYAKACYGRCGKGAHGFMRTHKWRDSIGAFINVEASGTGDLVCKSGPGSWPSSVYAQLAIYPMAHSAAQMGVGEYDQRANIRYADSQPSSGFLDTQHFAQPNMTRTFKPTC, from the exons GCTAGAGAGTTGAAGAAACACTTGAAGAGGCTCAATGCCCTCAGGCATTGGATGCTCGAAAAGCTTGGTG GCGCCAAAGCCATCATCTGGACCCCACAAGTCGAGGGAATGGTTGCCACTTATTCTCATTCTGCGAAACAAACTAAAGTATGCTTTGACATACAGAGAAGTGATTTCTATTCTTATGCAAAGGCATGTTATGGTAGATGCGGGAAG GGTGCACATGGTTTCATGAGGACACATAAATGGCGTGATTCCATAGGAGCTTTTATAAATGTGGAAGCATCTGGGACAGGAG ATCTAGTCTGCAAATCTGGACCTGGTTCTTGGCCTTCTTCTGTCTATGCTCAATTAGCAATTTATCCCATGGCACATAGTGCAGCCCAG ATGGGGGTTGGAGAATACGATCAAAGGGCAAACATCAGATATGCTGATTCCCAACCAAGCAGTGGCTTCTTAGACACCCAACATTTTGCACAACCAAACATGACCAGAACTTTTAAACCTACATGTTGA